The stretch of DNA ACAAGGAGCGATACGAGATCCCCGAGGCCGACACCATCATCCGAGGTACCCTGCGATTCCAGGGTTTCCCCGAGTTCATCAAGGTGCTGGTCGATCTCGGCTTCCTGTCTGACGACAACGTCGAGACCTTCGCTGTCGGCTCCAAGCCCGCCTGGAAGGATGCCCTGGCCGCCCAGGTTGGCGCCAAGGGCAACTCTGAGGAGGAAATCATCGCCGCCATCTCTTCCAAGaccaagttcaaggacgaggacgacaaggagcgaatCATCAACGGTTTCCGATGGCTGGGTCTCTTCTCCGACACCCCCATCACTGCTCGAGGCAACCCTCTGGACACTCTGTGTGCCACcctcgaggagaagatgcagTTTGGTCCTCGGGAGCGAGACATGGTCATGCTCCAGCACAAGTTTGGCATCGAGTGGGCTGATGGAAAGACCGAGACCCGAACCTCCACTCTGGTCGCCTACGGAAACCCCGACAAGTACTCTGCCATGGCTGAGCTTGTTGGTGTCCCTTGTGCCGTTGCTGTCAAGCAGGTGTTGAACGGTACCATCAGCACTCCCGGTATCTTGGCTCCTGTCAACCCTGCCATCAACGGTCCTCTTatcaaggagctgaagGAGGATTACGGCATTGAGCTGATTGAGAAAACCCTCTAAGCGAACCACTTGAGAGTCTCTGAGAGAGTCTGGAACCAAGTTACAGGCCAACAATAGCCAGCTTGCGGTGAAAGCCAGCGTAAATAGTATTATATGATTGTTTATACGAGATCGTAACCGAGTCTGGAGCGAGGCTTCAAGTGAAAGGACTGTACACAGGGGATTCCCTAGATGAATTACAACCgaatcatcatcaccacctaACTACAGCATCTTTTTGTAGTAGCTTGGTATGGCCCCAGAATCAGCATTGAAGCAGCATGAAGCCTCACAACGTCTAAAACGCGTTCGGCTTCTCACCGCCCCCCTAATGTTTCAGTGCCCATATCAGCTACGTTAAAGAACAAAAGCTGGGCCACCCACGTGTTAGCCAACGTCTACGGCGTATCAAGCCCCGAAGTTCAGACTTTTGGCCAACGACTTCAGAGTCTCACTTCGATCTTGAGGTTCCAAAAATTCCTCTAAAGCCGACTGTGGCAAGCCACAAGGCAATAGAGAGCGGTCATGGTTAAGTTTTCAACCAGCAAATACACAATCTCGGACGAATCCTCACTGATATGCGTAATGCCCGAGCATAAAGatggggaaaaaaaaaagaagccgGAGGAGGCGCACCACAggtgtatatatagttGGGAGgagggttagggttggagagaagGGTAAGTTTGAGAGTTACCCGGGGTGGGAGATGGTGTaaactactgtatatacagAACTTCCAAGATGgcgtctacttgtactggctTATtgcaaataaataattacTGTGTCCTAAATATTTAGGCCCCGTCCCTGTGCTTCTGGTTGCCCTCGAAGTCGTCGACAATCACATCAACAATCTGGTCAACTTCGTCCTCCGTCTCAGTTGTCTCGCCCTTGGCGTCCTTCATCTCCAGAGGCCGCTCCTTGATGAGGAACACAAAGAGATAGCCCAGACACAAGCCCAGACACGTCCAGAACATGTCTTTGAAGGATCTGGAGTACATGAGCTTGGCTACTTTCTGAACGGGCTCAGAGTAGTTCTTGATGAGTGTAgtagaagcagcagcatcggCACCAGTCAGTAGTTCTCTCAAGTCCGCAGGCAGCAAGTGTCCCAGTTCTTCATTCTCAGTCTGCATCTTGTTCTGGAacacaactccaccaaTAGCAATACCGATGGAGAACCCGATGGTTCGAAGGAAGCCCCAGGTCGATGTAGCCGTGGCAATGTCCTGAGACTTGATATGGGTATGTAGAGCAATCAGAGTGGACTCAAAGTTGGGACCAATACCAATACCCCAGACGGTGACCCACATGATCTGCTTGGCGGTGTTGGAGTCGGGATTGAGAGTGACTATCATTCCGTTGAAGATGGCTGCCAGGGAGAAGCCAACAATCATGATGATCTTGTACTTGCCTGTCTTTGTAATGATGTATCCACTGATAGCAGAAGCCAGGCCCATGACAATGGCCTGGGGAAGCAGGTAGACGGCTGCTCCAATGGGGCTCTTGTTGTAAACAGACTGGTACATGAAGGGCGTAAAGTAGGAAACTGCCAtaaaggtggtggagtggaaaaaagtgcagagaagagctccAGTTCGAGAGAAATTGGTGAATAACCTGGGGGGCATCACGGGCTCGTTGGGGATGTATTTTTCACACAGGACGAAAGCAATGTAAAGAACTCCACTCAGAACCAGACACACAATGACAGGAGCAGAGTTCCAGGCAAAATGAACTCCTCCCCAGTCCAGAGCCAAGAAAAGACACACAGTGGCGCACGTAATAAGAATAATGCCCAGAAAATCGATTCGTTTGAGTCCGTCTCTCAACGTCGTAGGAGGAGACTTAATGTTAGCCAGCCAAGCCATGAAAATGAAGCAAACCCCTGCAATGGGCAGGTTGAGGAAGAAACACCATCTCCACTGTCCTCCAGAGGCAAAAGCTCCACCAAGAAGAGGTCCCATGCATCCTCCAACGGCCCAGGTGGCTCCAATGGCACCCATAAATGTACCTCGGTACTTGAGATCAATGATATCGGCCACAATGACGTTCACCAGGTTGGAAatacctcctcctccaatacCCTGAATGACACGTCCACTGATCATCATGCCCATGTCGgtggcagctccagcaaTAGCAGAGCCAATCAGGAACAGTGCAATTGACAAGAGAATGATCGGTTTACGCCCAAAAATGTCTGCAAGAGCTCCATATGCAGGCATGGAAGAAGCACATGCAAGAAGATAAGAGGTTCCAATCCACGTATATCCAGAAGACGATTTCAAGGCAGCCACAATCTCAGGAAGCGCTGTAGTGATGATAGTCTCATCGATAGCCACGAGAAGTGTGCAGACACACAACATGAAACAAATAAGATATCGTCGTGTTTGAGATAAATGGTCCTGAGTCACATGCCCAGGTAAGGCGGGGGTTTCCGAGTTCATCGCGTTACCAGATTGGTCACCTGACTGCTCCTCGGAGTGATGACTCAGCCTTGATACTCTGGAACGATGGGTAAGTGTTCTCTGAAGGGTCAGTCCAGCCAAGGGTGGGATAGGGTAAGagttgtgtctgtggagtGAGTCAGCACGCTGGCCATCTACCGCTGActcagcagccttctcggcTTGCTCCTCCAAATCACGTGCTATATCAGGTGATGGGGTATCTCCTATTTTCTCTGAACCTGGGTCTAAGTCTAGGTATTCCTGGGATTCTTGCATGGAAGGGCTGTCTGTGAAGTTGCCAGTTGGGTCACATGAGTGAGACTGATCCGTCGAGTGCGTGATGTCGTCCAgtggatcacgtgatctgcCATATGACCCGGTCTTTTCTATCGACAGTGTATCTGGCATGTCTTTGATGTATAATGTGTGAATTATGCTGTGTATGCTGTAGTCACTTTGTATGCTTGGTCGCTTGTAAAACCTGAATGCTGAGTCACGTAGTATGCTTGTCACGTgtgtggtcacgtgcttTTGTTGAAGACCGTCTTCTTTCTTGTTAGTATAGGTCTTGAATCAGCCGGACCCAGGCTATATAAGTTGTACGGCTCCCACTATTTTTTGCCGCACTAAATATGCaaccttttttttttttgtcgaAGCTTAGACCAGCTTAACGAGAGGTTAAAAGCAGGGACACCATGCTCTGTTGTGATCCAGGACCAATGGAGAGTCATTAAAGGACGCATTTCGTTCGGAATGGCTGTCCGAGAATACCTGGGTTTTTGGTTTCATCAGAGCTCGAGTATCGGGCATGTTCAGATCCCCCCTTCATCCTACATCACTACGTCCCTATCTAACGTTAAACGGCCCCGATAGTGACTCAGAGATACGGTAGAGACGAAGGAGAAACACAGATACGTGGTGGAGCAGAAGCGAATCAGAAATTTTGACTCTCTAGAGCTGTTTCCGaattgctctcaaacatTTCTGACCCTCCATTGCTCCTATATCACTCTACCAAATTTCAACGTTGCTATCTCGCTTATATTTAGCGCGGACTTCTCCGAACTTCATTCGGAACTTTGAATATGTCGCTGAAAAGTTGACGAAAGAGGCTCAGTTTGTGGCTGGAGACAGTTGGGACGGGGCCTTGGGACGGTTACCAGAGTATTGGCGGATTCCCAAAGTGTACAACTCGTTATCGAGCTTGATACAGGTCCTCGGAAAAGCCGAGGCGTTTAGACTGTAGCTAAGGGCAGTGCTACCACGAAACAACTTTTCAGATGCTACATGGACTAACCACCATAACCAATGACCCAGAGAACGTTTCACCGCGGAACACATCtcggaaaaaaagaaatcaGCCCATTTGCCACCGCTTGGCACCAGTATGACAGCCGTTGGTAAGCAGGTATCTGTAGGTACAGAGTTTGGCTTGGGGGGATGGGAAAGTCACCATAACAAGGCGAGAAAACATCGCAACGGAATTCTGATCAGATACATGCATTCGTCTTGGTGCGAGGAATCCAATGGTGTAAAAAAATTCATAATATCTTCATCAAGACTTATTCTAGCACAACTATTTTCACATTATGCTTATTTTCGCATCTATTACCAAGAAACGAGTCTAGACTCAGCCACATGTGAAGCGGATAAAAACAAGTGGGGCAGACGCGTTGCAAAGAGTCAGCATTGTAATGTgacgccaagaagatgggATTCCGTTGCtctagtcacgtgacgtcgTTGTGGCCCACTCATGACTAATCTGTGTACTCTCGAGTTTTGGTCGGATCGACATTCCGTTTTGAGAAATGCCTATTTGGGAGAAGCGGAAATTTCGCCACTTGTGcgagtactgtagccaCAGATACACCTCGGAGAGTAGGTCGCGTGATATATAGGCTGTAGGACAAGTACAGACGATGTCGTGGTATTTTGTTAAATGTTAGTGCGATGCATAGCAGATGTTTTATAGGTGGAGAGAGGGGGAATATGGGGGGACAGTGGTTTGAGGAGTATGATGGCTTTTATTACAGCGAGTTGAGTAGAAGATGGTAGTatttcacgtgatgagGAGAGTAAGAGGATGAGAACGGTGATGGttttgttggtggtgtgtggGTTTAGATAGAGGTTGGTGAAGTGAATGTTTTTGTTTAACTATTTATTGAGTGATATTTAAAGTTTTATGGGTTATTTTGTTTATAACGAAGGGTAAGTGCCTAGACCGTATATGAGGCATTGAGGTGATATAGATGATGTAATAGAGTGATTGGTGTGCTAATTAAGAGTACTTCACTAAGTAGTACCCGGGGTCATTTATTTTCAAGACCGTCTTTTACCCTCGTACTGAACAGCATCGAAGTCCCTGTTGAAAGCCCTCCATCCGATTATATGTAACCACTGGATATTATAGTCTGGCTGCGACGCGAAAACTAGTCATGTGACTTCAGACTCAGAAACGCTGCACTCGTGACATTTGATATGAGTCATTTCTGGTCTCATTTGTAACTCTTTAGACGTGTTGAAGATCGTAAATGTAGGCTGAGAAGTTACTACTACAGTATAGTTACAGGTTGAGATGCCAGCTTTGAGAAGGGTCCGACTTTGGACCAAACCAGGACTTCATAGGGAATTGCCCCAAAAGAGCTTATGATTATTTCAATTTTCTATAAATCATTGAGTCGATGTATATGAAACAAATTTATGTCTCattaatttatttaatttttaatAATTCACAGTATCATTCCGTCAAGCGAGCTCCATTGATGTGGTTAAGCTTCACAATTGGGCGATATATTAATCGGAGCCGTTAGAGGAGTGTTTCAGAACATCCTTATCAACACAACCGTTAAGCAACCACGTCAAATCCAAACATTCCCCCGAAGTTTCCCTACTTACTGGATACCACCAGAGAGTCTTGCATTTCAATCCGTGTTTGCCCTAGGACGTCAACACATATTCTccccccaccaccaagTCCAAATAAACTTCCACCATGCATGGCCAACCacatcaacatctacaCACCAGCCCTACAGCACCATTCAACATGACGATACCGTACCAGCCGTCGACATACTACGGCTGCAGCAACGTGACCGAGTCGTACAAGCCGCTGGGTAAAATCGGCGAGGGAACGTTCGGTGAGGTTTTTCGAGCTGAGCAAATCACCACCAAACGACATGTCGCTCTGAAAAAGATTTTGCTGCATTCCGAAAAGGAGGGCTTTCCGGTGACTGCGCTGCGGGAAATTCGGATTCTGAAGCTTCTGCGACACGAGAACGTGATCCCGCTAGTCGACTTGGCCGTGGAGCGAGGAGATCAGTCGAAAAAGGAGCGAGGGTGTGTCTACATGGTAACCCCGTACATGGACCATGATCTGGCCGGGTTGCTGGGAAACCAGTCGGTGCAACTTTCCCCGGCACACATCAAATGCTACatgctgcagctgctggagggGATTGGGTACTTGCACGCCAAAAAGTTCTTGCATCGAGATATCAAGGCAGCCAACATTCTCGTGAACGACCAGGGCATTTTGAAGCTGGCAGATTTCGGCTTGGCAAGAGGCTACGACGGTCCCGCTCCAAACTCGCAAACTGCTGGTGTCAACACAGAGAATCTGACCGCTATGGTTGTCACAAGATGGTATAGACCCCCGGAGCTCATTCTCGGAGACAGAAAGTACACCACAGCTATCGACATGTGGGGAATTGGATGTGTGTTTGGCGAGTTCTTCACTCGAAAACCAATCTTCCCGGGAGCTTCTGATGTCGATCAGGGCTCTAAAATTTTTCAGGCAGTTGGAGTACCTACAGAAGACACCATGCCTGGATGGAGCGTGCTTCCTGGCGCCCAAAACTCTAACATCTGGGGCACAGACGCAACCAATAAGCTGGACAAATTGTTTGGGCGGCTGTCAAAGGACGGACTGGACTTTTTGAAAGGCTTGTTGTTGCTAGACCCTACAAAAAGACTGACAGCGATTGGAGGAAAGAACCATGCTTATTTCAAGACAGAGCCACTGCCTTGTCAACCACACGAGCTGCCAAAGTGGCAGTCGTCCCATGAACTCGATAACCATAAACGCAgagagcaggagaagaatGAGTCAAAAGTTCAGCCGCCACCAAGAGAAAAACAGCCTCCCGTGAGAGAGCCACGTGATAGAGATAGATCTCGTGACTCAAGGCCTCCTCGGGAGCGTGACTCCCGTGACCGTCGTCCTCCGAGAGGCCGCTACGATTCGTTTGAACGACCCGAACGGCGTCCAGAAGGTCCACGTGATGGCCCGAGGGATAGAGACCGCGATGAGTATCCACGAGAACTCCCACCACGCGACCTACCTCCCCGTGACCTGCccccacgtgaccgagaTTACCCTCCTCGAGAACGAGACTGGGATCGACGGCCTCCTCCCAGAGATAGAGATTATCCGCCTAGAGAGAGAGATTATCCACCCAGGGACTCACGAGACCGAGATTATCATCCCAGGGATAGAGACTACCCTCCCCGggactcacgtgattacCCTCGagattcacgtgactcccgTGACTCCAGACCCATTTCCCCTTCTAGAGAGCGGTTCCACAAACGTCCTCAATTCGACATGTACTCGGATACCGATTATGACCGAGAACGggacgaagacgacagGAGACGGCGTCCGCTACCACGAGATAGTTCACGTGATATGACACGTGACGTGTACGTTCCTTCACGAGGTAGGGAGCCGAGGGAGCTACCCAAGGGTCCCCCCCCTGCGCCGGGAGATAAGGTGGAGGATAAGGGAGAGTCACATAATAAGGACGATAAGCCGTGTGATACGGAAAATCCACGTGATTCGGACAAATCGCGTGACTTGgggcctcctccagggcctcctcttcctgctgacggtcctcctcctccgccttCGTCGaatcctcctcgtcctaGTGAGACGTATGGAGGAAGTCGACCTCCGTGGAGACGGGATTCACGCGATAGACGAGAGTCACGGGATCGTGACGGAAGGGATAGAGATGGACGGGATCGTCGCTTGTCATCGTCGAGATATGCTCGGGATGAGTTTGACGAGTATGGGAGGAAAAGACCGAGAATTGAGAGATAGCGAGCCAGCAGGAGCAAACAAGAAAGAACAAGAAAGCAATTGATTGGCTGTATGTTGTGAATCGGTGTTTTACCATTGGTCTGCTTGCTTTTCTCTACCGCTTGAGAGGTACCTTGGAGGAAATAGTTACTGGATAATGTACTTCAAGAAGAGACCCCCCAACAATATACAGCATATAATAAAAGAGTATTAACATCGTATGGCTGTAGATGAGATGATCAGATGAGGACTTGGTTAGAGTGACATTGAATACTTAGCTGATGCACATGTGTATAGACCAGTTGCTCCAATGTCTCTATACCAAGGCTCCTTGGCTATTCTGGAACCGAACCAATACTAACAaacgtacaagtaaaatGACTTATAAGTCTCTATATTACTTTAGATGTTTGTTCAACTTAACACCAGAAGAACCGTAGGTGTAAGCTCTCGTGGCACCTGGATTAATCAAACTACTCCTGTAAAATTCCGTCAAATACACATTCACTTCAATCAATGACCATCAGTTGACTACCGCCTAGactttttctctcttcctCAGCTTTCCAAACAGTTTTTGAGATGGGCTTCGAACTGAGCGCTTGTGAAGAGCTCTCCGCAGATTGGACATTGTAGTTGCTGTTCGTCCATGATTTTGGGCTGTTCTGTAGGTGTTGTAATGATTAAATGTCCCCCAGTTCGTTTATAAACTGGCCAAAATATCGACAGCCTCAAATGTCACACTTGTCCACAAACTCCAGAATCGAACAAccagcaaaaaaaaacatacaGAGTTTCTCATGAGCTGGAGAGTGTGTGCCTCTTGACTGCACGCTGGAATGGATCACTCGTTCTGTGGAGGGAATTTGGGATAATATTGGCACTATTTGAATACCGGAGCTCTCATAGTAATATCCTGATATTATCTGCTTATACATCGAAGAAATAGCCGAGTCGTGGCCTGGCTTTCCATGTCCGTCGTGTGTCTGGCGTATGAACCCGACCCCACATTTGGGGCTGACTGACGTAGGAaattggtgttggtgttgtacagtagatgagACAAAATTGATATTGATTTTGAATAATAGTCAAAGGTGCCAGATATTCTATCAGGTTTCCGTACGCTCAATTGGTTTTGATTCACGTTTTGGATTCTCTCGCTTGGTTGTGCTGAGTGGAATGTAGAAGACCGATGTTTTCCTCACACATTCCTGACTGGTCCAAAAATGATCAACTCGTATCGAACTTGAGCCTGTATACATTCTCCACCATATCTccttgtatgtacgatacttcTCGTATGTCAGACAGTACATAgtgtacgtactgtacctttttttaatttttataatactgtaccatTATACATCGTCAGCCCCAACTTCACCTCAACTAATTCCATGAAGTCCGCTGATTTTCCAACTAAACACACAGACCATGCGCAGCAGCTCCTGAATCAGACTCACACAACTGGATCTCTCAAAACACAAGAGAGAAATAATAACTATATCATCAATAGCCCACCAAATGGACCCCTTCCATATTTTCCTTCCACCTCTgctccaaccccaacacGGATACAAAACTGAATCTATCTATCACATCAGTTGACCCATACACCTTGGAGATATCACATCAGGAAATGTCGATATGGGGCATTGAATCGTACACTAATATAAGTCCCTCATCATTATCTCCGTatcagacacaaacaccatcaTTACTCTCTGGACTATTATGAGTTGGGGACACGAACACGATATTTTTGTTGCCAGCTACGTGGAGCGACATCAGAACGAAGACATCCAAAAGTCCGTTTCTTACCTGTTTGTTTATTTCAAGGGTCAATTTGACTATGAGGTCATCTACGACAAGGTCTTATGGTGGAAGGGTCCCATTTAGCGGAGCACTATCGACGTATTGAATATGTTTTTGGCTGTATTTGCACGTAGATGAATCACTGAACCGTAGAGGTATCGGCCGTGTGTTGGACTTGCAACCTATCGCGAGATCACAATAGAACACAatattacagtatgtactaaaTTTTTACATTCAACATTTATGTATACTTCTGAAAGTATTTATTAAATATATAACCAAGTTTCCACACAAGCCTCATCCTTGCCTCGCCAGCACAGCTGTTACACTATTGTGGACATAATTTGGGGAGACAGATGGTGGGGGCATTATTTGACCTGTTATCAGTTCATTCCACGGTCTATGAGGAGAAAACATTGTCGCACATTCAGTGCAAGAGACCCGTTTTGCATCATTGTTCTAGATCATACTCGTCACATATCCTTAACGAGAGCAAACGAAACGATAGTGTATTGTACAAACATGGGGCCAAAAATTCagtatataatatatactgtacgtaaATACGAGTTACGAGTGGCACAGATTCATTGTATTTCAGCTACGACTACGATACCACGCTTGGCAATGAAGTGGGAAAACGAACACGACGAATTTGTGGCGAGATACGTGGAACAGAATCCGGACGACCATGTCGATTTGTCTGCATTCTTTCTCTTTGGCTACTTCAAGGGTCGGTTTGACATTGACTTTATCAAGAGGAAAATCAAGATATGGAGGGGTGAGATTGATCCTTTGGATTAATATGCGTCTGTAATGAAAGTAATGTCAGAAACGTCTGTTACTATAGTGTGAAGTATTTCTAGatagctacttgtaggttcTTCAGCCTCATTAACCAAACGATTCTAAGTCTTACCTTTCGTTTTTTTACGGTACAATTTGTCAAGTCTATCAAGTAGCTATCGGGGTTGGTTCAGGTTGGAAAATGGCTCTATAAGTAGCACATCGTCTGCATACAACAAGTAATGTACTCACGACTACTGTAGACAGACCAAGATTTCGAGACTGCAAAGACCCAAAGATAAACGATACTCCTGCCTTTATTACAGTGCCAGAATTCCATCAGTAGCTTTGCCGATCTCCTCACAATGACTATCGCAAATGAACATGCATCCTGCTTGTAACCACATTCCAACATCTACACTGCTTGGATCCAGACTGTACACATAAGGACTTTGCGACCCCGCAGACCCTGAAGATGTATCTGTAGCAGCACGGTGACATATTATTGAGCTGCGTGTCCCATGGTTGTCTAAGTATGAGTCTCTCTTTGTTCGAAGAGAGCTATTAGTGGGACCTACTGCAAGCCCCATCCCCAGCCCCATATCACCCCAGACAGCAGATGATATTATTTGCGATGCTGAATTTGGAGAGATTGAATTTGAATATACTTGGGGCCAACAGCTTTATATATAGTCGCCAAAATTCGTACCTTGTATCCTATATCCCgtcacaaacacactcGCTACTACCACTTTCGCAACTCGCCATCATGGACTCCTGGGGACTGAAACAAGACCAAATTGTGGTGCGCTACATCGAGGCCCACATGACCGAGCCGCCCGAGTCGACGGCCAGATCGCTGATGCCAGTGCTTCCCGAATTCGACTTTTCCTTCGTTCTCAAGAGAGTCAAGTACTGGAAGGGTATTCCCTAGAATCCGGTTAACCTCTCCGCGAAACCCCACATCTACATTGTGTCCCAAAGTTCCATAATTATATGCATGTCGTATTTCGTGCGTCGCTCATGTAGTCCTGCAGGTTCGATGCGGTCAGACTTCGAAGTACGATTGTACAAAACAGAAAGATTACGACTAATTGTAGAATGCAAATCAGCTTCTGGATTAGATATCTTGTACATAGAAGCGGTTTGAACCCATAGGCGATCTCCGTAGTACGGTATGAAGA from Yarrowia lipolytica chromosome 1D, complete sequence encodes:
- a CDS encoding uncharacterized protein (Compare to YALI0D22913g, weakly similar to uniprot|Q8TFD3 Mycosphaerella pini Putative dothistromin transporter), which gives rise to MPDTLSIEKTGSYGRSRDPLDDITHSTDQSHSCDPTGNFTDSPSMQESQEYLDLDPGSEKIGDTPSPDIARDLEEQAEKAAESAVDGQRADSLHRHNSYPIPPLAGLTLQRTLTHRSRVSRLSHHSEEQSGDQSGNAMNSETPALPGHVTQDHLSQTRRYLICFMLCVCTLLVAIDETIITTALPEIVAALKSSSGYTWIGTSYLLACASSMPAYGALADIFGRKPIILLSIALFLIGSAIAGAATDMGMMISGRVIQGIGGGGISNLVNVIVADIIDLKYRGTFMGAIGATWAVGGCMGPLLGGAFASGGQWRWCFFLNLPIAGVCFIFMAWLANIKSPPTTLRDGLKRIDFLGIILITCATVCLFLALDWGGVHFAWNSAPVIVCLVLSGVLYIAFVLCEKYIPNEPVMPPRLFTNFSRTGALLCTFFHSTTFMAVSYFTPFMYQSVYNKSPIGAAVYLLPQAIVMGLASAISGYIITKTGKYKIIMIVGFSLAAIFNGMIVTLNPDSNTAKQIMWVTVWGIGIGPNFESTLIALHTHIKSQDIATATSTWGFLRTIGFSIGIAIGGVVFQNKMQTENEELGHLLPADLRELLTGADAAASTTLIKNYSEPVQKVAKLMYSRSFKDMFWTCLGLCLGYLFVFLIKERPLEMKDAKGETTETEDEVDQIVDVIVDDFEGNQKHRDGA
- a CDS encoding uncharacterized protein (Compare to YALI0D22935g, weakly similar to uniprot|P23293 Saccharomyces cerevisiae YPR161c SGV1 ser/thr protein kinase); translated protein: MHGQPHQHLHTSPTAPFNMTIPYQPSTYYGCSNVTESYKPLGKIGEGTFGEVFRAEQITTKRHVALKKILLHSEKEGFPVTALREIRILKLLRHENVIPLVDLAVERGDQSKKERGCVYMVTPYMDHDLAGLLGNQSVQLSPAHIKCYMLQLLEGIGYLHAKKFLHRDIKAANILVNDQGILKLADFGLARGYDGPAPNSQTAGVNTENLTAMVVTRWYRPPELILGDRKYTTAIDMWGIGCVFGEFFTRKPIFPGASDVDQGSKIFQAVGVPTEDTMPGWSVLPGAQNSNIWGTDATNKLDKLFGRLSKDGLDFLKGLLLLDPTKRLTAIGGKNHAYFKTEPLPCQPHELPKWQSSHELDNHKRREQEKNESKVQPPPREKQPPVREPRDRDRSRDSRPPRERDSRDRRPPRGRYDSFERPERRPEGPRDGPRDRDRDEYPRELPPRDLPPRDLPPRDRDYPPRERDWDRRPPPRDRDYPPRERDYPPRDSRDRDYHPRDRDYPPRDSRDYPRDSRDSRDSRPISPSRERFHKRPQFDMYSDTDYDRERDEDDRRRRPLPRDSSRDMTRDVYVPSRGREPRELPKGPPPAPGDKVEDKGESHNKDDKPCDTENPRDSDKSRDLGPPPGPPLPADGPPPPPSSNPPRPSETYGGSRPPWRRDSRDRRESRDRDGRDRDGRDRRLSSSRYARDEFDEYGRKRPRIER